Genomic segment of Elusimicrobiaceae bacterium:
TAAGACAAATCCCCAGCCCCTAAAAAGGGGCTAGGGAAATAGTGGTGTTGACTATTTGAGTTCGACGGTGCCGCCGGCTTCGGTGATTTTCTTTTTGAGTTCTTCAGCTTCGGCTTTAGCAACGTTTTCTTTTACGGCTTTAGGAGCGCCTTCTACCAAGTCTTTAGCTTCTTTCAAGCCTAAACCGGTGATTTCGCGCACTACTTTGATTACCGCGATTTTTTTGGCGGCATCAACAGCGGCCAACACAACGTTGAATTCGTCTTTTTCTTCGGCAGCAGCGGCACCGGCAGCAGCGGGAGCAGCAGCAACGGCCACAGCGGGGGCGGCAGCTTTTACGCCGAATTTTTCTTCGATAGCTTTCACGAGTTCGGAGAGTTCCAAAACAGTGAGTTCAGCAATAGCGTTTACTAATTCTTCTTGAGTCAATTTAGCCATTTTATTTATTCCTTATTTTCTATAGAGTAGCGGCCTTCTGCGCAAACCGAGTTTGCACCCGTACCTTTATCCCTTTCGGGGCTACTACCGCTCTTGGCGGGTTTAGATTTTACCGAGGCATCAGTTGGCAAAAGCCAACTGACCCCCTGACTCGTTATTTTTGCTTGTCTTCCAAAGCCTTAATAACGTAGGCAAAATCTCGTATCGGAGCTTGAAGAACTTGAGCCGATTGTGCAACAGCGCTGTATAAGGCGCCAGCCAACTTGGACAGGTTTTCTTCTTTGGTACCAATGGTAGCCAATTGTTGTACCTGAGCTTCGTTGTACCATACACCATCGGAATAGCAAGCTCTAAGCTTCAAAGCCGCTTGGCCTTTCTGGAAGTCTACCAATGTTTTGGCAACGGCAGCTACATCGCCACCGATGGCCACAGCCGTAGGCCCTTGAAAGAGCTTTTCATCAGCTCCTTCAATTTTGGCCTGACGAATGGCATGATCCAAGATCGCATTGCGTTCTACACGGAATTTAGCTCCGTTTTCACCCAATTTGACTCTCAAACCAGCCATATCACCAAACTTCAAGCCTTGATAGGCGGTGAAGAAAATGGTGCCGGCATTGGAGATTTCAGAAGATAATTCCAGCGACTTCTGTTTCTTTTGTTCTTTAGTCAGGTTCATTTTATTGCCTGTTTTTTAAGCGCCTTTTTACTGCCGATTCTCCGTTTAAAAATAAAATTTTCAGACAGAGAAAACGACAGCCACAGACACTCCTCCCGTCGTTCTCCGACGGAGGTGTCAATGGTTGGCGTTCAAAATCTGGATACTGCTCTTTATATATTTTATCAATAAAAGCTGCCTATTGCAACCCTTTTTGCAATCGTCTTATCCGCAGCTCTTATAAATATTATAACAAAATTTCCTTCTCTGCTCAACTATACCGCTACAGAGACGGGTAATCCGGCATGCCCATTTTTTTGCAATATTCTTCATTTAAATCATAAGCACAAACCATTCCAAACGGTTCGCCATAATTGCCGTTTCCATAAATCAGCTGTGCAAAAATTTCTCCGTTTTTCACGCGCCCCGCATATAGATATTCATCAGACCAAAATTCCCAATCTTTCGTTCGGAAACAAGGGGCCGTATCTAAGCAACCTGTTTCCAATATAGGGGTAGGAGGTTGAAAAGAGGTGTTTTGAAAAAATCTATCTCCGGTACAATTGTATCTGTCTTGCTCCAACAAACAGACAATTTGTGCATCCGACATGGCTTTTAACAAACTTTTACCTTCT
This window contains:
- a CDS encoding prepilin-type N-terminal cleavage/methylation domain-containing protein translates to MNQIRNKKGFTLMELLVVVLIIGILAGVALPKYTDAVEKAKLAEGKSLLKAMSDAQIVCLLEQDRYNCTGDRFFQNTSFQPPTPILETGCLDTAPCFRTKDWEFWSDEYLYAGRVKNGEIFAQLIYGNGNYGEPFGMVCAYDLNEEYCKKMGMPDYPSL
- a CDS encoding 50S ribosomal protein L10, which translates into the protein MNLTKEQKKQKSLELSSEISNAGTIFFTAYQGLKFGDMAGLRVKLGENGAKFRVERNAILDHAIRQAKIEGADEKLFQGPTAVAIGGDVAAVAKTLVDFQKGQAALKLRACYSDGVWYNEAQVQQLATIGTKEENLSKLAGALYSAVAQSAQVLQAPIRDFAYVIKALEDKQK
- the rplL gene encoding 50S ribosomal protein L7/L12; this encodes MAKLTQEELVNAIAELTVLELSELVKAIEEKFGVKAAAPAVAVAAAPAAAGAAAAEEKDEFNVVLAAVDAAKKIAVIKVVREITGLGLKEAKDLVEGAPKAVKENVAKAEAEELKKKITEAGGTVELK